One stretch of Thermococcus sp. 21S9 DNA includes these proteins:
- a CDS encoding N-6 DNA methylase, translated as MSLREEIQRVHDHLYSEIGGTKPLLPLVLTLLYKHKEIKMRGSKNPLEELKRELERLDKNEIKKTLTSLLNKYSNIEENPLLGELIRESIDNIEELPPAKLERAKKRLLKADEFLQAMDHEDDFIGILFETLATHSKVFDKKEGRFFTPKNIILLVVEMMASLLEKENADFTKITVLDPCCGSARYLVQWANRLKRENLIPLNNLGNYYPRNLFGIDISRDVAKWATWNMVFHGDGATNIENADSLNYYGYLVYWDLIQTILRELPEKLESLEDIQQEHIQEMVDYIKKNLELLKRLTENNEIDISSEEIRVLFTVLNNLVHIHHKVHIEGWDAIEELSKRKDYPSLLEITKFKWAKRNSEVVQGFDVIITNPPFGRSGQDLMVTNPYILAQYKLATQKWLGDLTRDEVENLIKKVYGINAIEFYKECLKEIGIGEIMKRYKIKFNDLPAKYLKSLARKYGIPEKGRKSEIVSNLSKKLGRDYITGEDMRISINVLPDNLIKQIAYNILYITEGNKTRISEELFTKLKDKLGTEWVSVGDVYGYDYKLVLKDSANEETHEIFFYNGIWIEFNKKNIEKKVVRLLKENEIPFEVTYRYSSERESGERKTKIYGVFLRIPSTKLNDAKNLLSGMKDIYIQGYGYIPLLFRYALPKQVVFLEEFLRLVKNGGYVFTVIDTGILSNSEDEYVRRFLYRFSRIHAIVEFPHNAFKAAGTSVKTAVILYQKLKQPPEDYEIFGALPQNLGYVLNKQETPPDPDHNDLGKVLCDWRLYLGLGRMCDPAICSDAEMTGDERCKLCAELDSTRNDTEKERKCCLWYKLEHCPVWRIKIEKSDI; from the coding sequence ATGAGCCTTAGAGAAGAGATACAAAGAGTTCACGATCACTTATATTCAGAAATTGGAGGCACAAAACCACTTCTCCCTCTAGTCCTGACCTTGCTATATAAACACAAAGAAATAAAAATGCGCGGTTCTAAAAATCCTTTAGAAGAACTAAAAAGAGAACTTGAAAGATTAGACAAAAATGAAATCAAAAAGACATTAACATCTCTTCTTAACAAGTATTCTAATATCGAGGAGAATCCCTTACTGGGAGAACTAATTAGAGAATCAATTGATAATATAGAAGAACTGCCTCCAGCCAAATTAGAGAGAGCCAAAAAGAGGCTCCTGAAGGCAGATGAATTTTTACAGGCTATGGATCATGAGGATGACTTCATTGGTATCCTCTTTGAAACACTTGCAACCCACAGCAAAGTATTCGATAAAAAGGAAGGACGATTCTTCACGCCAAAAAACATAATTCTTCTGGTAGTTGAAATGATGGCATCTCTACTCGAAAAAGAAAATGCTGACTTCACAAAAATAACAGTTCTAGATCCTTGCTGTGGCTCAGCAAGATATTTGGTGCAATGGGCTAATAGATTAAAGAGAGAAAATCTAATTCCACTTAACAATCTTGGAAATTATTATCCCAGAAATCTGTTCGGAATTGATATCAGTAGAGACGTTGCAAAATGGGCCACATGGAATATGGTATTCCATGGAGATGGTGCGACAAACATAGAAAACGCTGACTCTCTTAATTATTATGGATATCTTGTCTATTGGGACCTTATCCAGACAATATTGCGCGAACTACCCGAAAAACTTGAATCCTTAGAAGATATACAACAGGAACACATACAAGAGATGGTTGATTATATTAAGAAAAATCTCGAGCTACTAAAGAGATTAACAGAAAATAATGAGATAGACATATCCTCTGAAGAAATCAGAGTTCTGTTTACCGTCTTAAACAATCTTGTCCATATTCACCACAAGGTCCACATTGAGGGATGGGATGCAATAGAAGAACTAAGTAAAAGAAAGGACTACCCAAGTCTCTTAGAAATAACTAAGTTCAAATGGGCAAAACGAAACTCAGAAGTCGTCCAGGGATTCGATGTAATAATTACGAACCCTCCCTTTGGGCGTTCAGGTCAAGATTTAATGGTTACGAATCCATACATATTGGCTCAATATAAACTAGCAACACAGAAATGGCTAGGAGACTTAACTCGGGATGAAGTCGAAAATCTCATTAAAAAAGTCTATGGTATTAATGCAATAGAATTCTACAAAGAGTGCCTAAAGGAAATTGGAATTGGAGAAATTATGAAAAGATACAAGATAAAATTCAATGACCTCCCAGCAAAATACCTCAAATCCCTTGCAAGAAAATATGGCATACCTGAAAAAGGCAGAAAATCCGAAATAGTTTCAAACCTTTCAAAGAAACTCGGCAGGGACTACATTACAGGGGAAGACATGAGAATATCCATCAATGTACTACCTGACAATTTAATTAAACAGATTGCATATAACATTCTTTACATTACTGAAGGCAACAAAACAAGGATAAGTGAAGAACTATTTACGAAATTAAAAGACAAACTGGGAACAGAATGGGTATCTGTGGGAGATGTATATGGGTACGACTACAAACTTGTCCTAAAAGACAGCGCCAACGAAGAAACTCATGAAATCTTTTTCTACAATGGAATTTGGATTGAGTTTAACAAAAAGAACATTGAGAAGAAAGTCGTAAGACTCTTGAAAGAGAATGAGATACCATTTGAAGTCACTTACAGATACTCCTCTGAGCGTGAATCCGGTGAAAGAAAGACCAAAATATATGGAGTGTTTCTTAGGATACCCTCGACTAAACTAAATGATGCTAAAAACTTGTTATCGGGAATGAAAGATATATACATCCAGGGGTACGGATACATTCCTCTCTTGTTTAGATACGCACTTCCCAAACAGGTTGTATTTTTAGAAGAATTCTTAAGATTAGTGAAAAACGGAGGTTATGTGTTCACCGTTATTGATACGGGAATTCTTTCCAACAGTGAGGACGAATACGTCAGAAGATTTCTCTATAGATTTTCAAGAATTCATGCAATAGTGGAGTTTCCGCATAATGCATTTAAGGCCGCAGGAACTTCTGTAAAAACCGCAGTGATACTCTACCAGAAACTAAAACAGCCTCCTGAAGATTATGAAATCTTCGGAGCACTGCCACAGAACCTCGGCTATGTTCTCAATAAACAGGAAACTCCGCCTGACCCTGATCATAATGACCTTGGAAAAGTTCTCTGTGACTGGAGACTATACCTTGGCCTTGGAAGAATGTGTGACCCAGCAATATGCTCGGATGCTGAAATGACAGGAGACGAACGTTGCAAACTATGTGCAGAGTTAGACTCTACCAGGAATGACACAGAGAAGGAAAGGAAATGTTGCCTATGGTATAAATTGGAACACTGCCCAGTATGGAGAATAAAAATTGAGAAAAGTGACATCTAA
- a CDS encoding restriction endonuclease subunit S: protein MKPLSPISVITPISTFKSSKRLDPYSMHPRKLWAIKKIHEIAKKNGWEIKELGQLVLEPLYKSSGTARRVDGKVIAVKPGALSSDYVVDFSKCARETDEVYEKGGPRILNDGDILLLADAHAEGYIGYKTSIIRIKENQKAIMLGHLIKVRPDPSKVNPYYLVLYLNTKLARYYLNYSVRGQSVGLYPEDASKLPVLIPPRKIQDEIGDKLKDAIDKILEFREKREGIPLIFNQYIPLSNSEVAEEKITTTYTLKECQQAKRLDPKYFAPKFLIYENALKQSGYPLSRLKDVSIKIHRGVRPYYVDNGPIPVIKTKDVKDNPINWESTQKTNEEFYKNTPRARVPKDALVITSTGEGSWGRTSVNTLEKVVADGEITIVEIDKLKVDPYYVCAFLWTHYGKSQYERSVKGSTGQTHLYPSDIEMILIPRLPKGLEEQIARETREVFELFYTAQQLKKLAMATLNRYLHIDDEQSC, encoded by the coding sequence ATGAAACCTCTTTCTCCAATTTCTGTAATTACCCCCATAAGTACGTTCAAGTCATCAAAACGTCTTGACCCATACTCAATGCATCCAAGAAAACTATGGGCAATCAAAAAGATTCATGAGATAGCAAAAAAGAATGGATGGGAAATCAAAGAACTTGGACAATTGGTACTAGAACCATTGTATAAATCCTCAGGAACTGCGCGAAGAGTAGATGGCAAGGTCATAGCAGTAAAACCTGGAGCTCTATCTTCTGATTATGTTGTTGATTTTTCCAAATGTGCACGCGAAACAGATGAGGTATACGAGAAAGGAGGTCCACGAATCCTCAACGATGGGGACATACTCTTACTTGCTGATGCTCATGCTGAGGGATACATTGGATACAAGACTTCAATAATCAGAATAAAAGAAAATCAAAAGGCTATAATGCTGGGGCACTTAATAAAAGTAAGACCTGACCCTTCGAAAGTTAATCCGTACTACCTTGTTCTGTATTTAAACACAAAACTCGCAAGATACTATCTCAATTATTCTGTCAGGGGGCAAAGTGTGGGATTATATCCTGAGGACGCTTCTAAGTTGCCAGTACTGATTCCACCAAGAAAAATTCAAGATGAAATTGGGGATAAATTGAAAGATGCTATTGATAAAATATTAGAATTCAGGGAAAAACGAGAAGGAATCCCCCTCATATTTAACCAGTATATCCCGCTTTCAAATTCTGAAGTCGCCGAGGAAAAGATTACAACAACATACACCCTTAAGGAATGCCAACAGGCAAAAAGGCTCGATCCAAAGTACTTTGCACCAAAATTCTTAATATATGAAAATGCATTAAAACAATCTGGATACCCCCTGTCTCGGTTAAAAGATGTGTCTATAAAAATTCATAGGGGCGTTCGGCCATACTATGTTGATAATGGTCCAATACCAGTCATCAAAACAAAAGATGTTAAGGACAACCCCATTAACTGGGAATCAACTCAAAAAACCAATGAAGAATTTTATAAAAATACTCCTCGCGCTAGAGTCCCTAAGGATGCATTAGTCATTACATCCACCGGTGAAGGTTCTTGGGGTAGGACTTCAGTCAATACTTTAGAGAAAGTCGTTGCAGATGGAGAAATAACGATTGTTGAGATAGATAAGTTAAAAGTTGATCCTTATTATGTATGTGCATTCTTGTGGACTCACTACGGAAAGAGTCAATATGAGAGATCAGTAAAAGGATCTACAGGTCAGACCCATTTATACCCATCTGATATTGAGATGATACTAATCCCTCGTCTTCCTAAAGGGCTCGAAGAACAAATTGCAAGAGAAACTCGGGAAGTTTTTGAGTTGTTTTACACTGCTCAACAATTGAAGAAACTAGCCATGGCAACACTCAACAGATATCTGCACATAGATGATGAGCAATCATGTTAA
- a CDS encoding site-specific integrase — protein MRMSGGVRRKSNNMFRMSDLATRLGIKNVKSNVNTIIARNEITISVEDIAEFIERNERKFEAGALAESTIQNIRLAIKKFVSYLLETQGDKDEYVINADILDDFFLTLAKKQYSKSTIEKCVVYTKMLFDRIAKKRGVTIDYEFKLRSIYGGKGLKWRANNYRSPVREKATPLDVQRAIDRVYHRYNSTEETKDRLITAILVLAYTGARGSEISRVKVQNIDFKNNFIEFYRDKLVTDKVTIFPLHPILASWLRYYIKKYNLKKSDSLVRMRNVDKMFKKYVQLKLRPVRAMNATFLVLAQNREYLLGHADERSYAITVNNYLLKEQKETYYDFIAPTVPDFVKETLTELKQSAIEKIQEMNYYSFEKMLQIDYFAHYPVIAYNIYRSEVWDIFEKYYTNLPFKPFSTISTMVTTNDAAQG, from the coding sequence TTGAGAATGAGCGGTGGCGTGAGGAGAAAAAGTAACAACATGTTCCGAATGAGCGACCTCGCGACTAGACTCGGAATCAAGAACGTCAAGTCGAACGTCAACACAATTATAGCACGCAATGAAATCACAATCTCAGTCGAAGACATCGCTGAGTTCATCGAACGCAATGAAAGAAAGTTCGAGGCGGGCGCTCTCGCAGAGAGCACGATACAGAACATCAGACTCGCAATAAAGAAGTTCGTGAGCTATCTACTTGAAACTCAGGGAGACAAGGACGAGTATGTGATAAATGCTGACATACTCGATGACTTCTTCTTGACACTCGCGAAGAAACAATACAGCAAGAGCACAATCGAGAAGTGTGTTGTTTATACAAAAATGCTATTCGACAGAATCGCGAAGAAACGCGGAGTAACAATCGATTATGAATTCAAATTAAGAAGTATTTACGGCGGTAAGGGGCTCAAATGGCGCGCGAATAATTACAGAAGTCCTGTCAGAGAGAAGGCGACTCCGCTGGACGTTCAGCGCGCAATCGATAGAGTTTATCATCGCTACAACTCGACCGAAGAAACAAAAGACAGGCTCATCACTGCGATTTTAGTGTTGGCATATACAGGAGCTCGGGGCTCTGAAATCTCGCGCGTGAAAGTGCAAAACATCGATTTCAAGAACAACTTCATCGAATTTTACAGAGATAAACTCGTCACAGATAAAGTCACAATATTCCCGCTCCACCCCATATTAGCCAGTTGGCTGAGGTATTATATCAAGAAATACAATTTAAAGAAGAGCGACTCGCTCGTGAGAATGCGCAATGTCGATAAAATGTTTAAAAAGTACGTGCAGTTGAAACTGCGTCCCGTTCGCGCAATGAACGCCACATTTCTCGTTCTCGCGCAGAACAGAGAATACTTGTTGGGTCACGCGGACGAGAGGTCATACGCGATAACAGTGAACAACTATCTGCTAAAAGAGCAGAAAGAGACGTATTACGATTTTATCGCGCCCACTGTGCCCGATTTTGTCAAAGAGACTCTGACCGAGCTCAAACAATCAGCAATTGAGAAGATACAAGAGATGAACTACTATTCCTTCGAGAAGATGTTGCAAATCGACTATTTCGCGCACTACCCCGTGATAGCCTATAACATATATAGAAGTGAAGTTTGGGACATTTTTGAAAAGTATTACACAAATTTACCATTTAAACCTTTCAGTACAATCAGTACTATGGTGACAACAAATGACGCCGCTCAGGGCTGA
- a CDS encoding MBL fold metallo-hydrolase, producing MRIVPLASESLGVRSLATFVEAGGIRILIDPGVALGPKRYGLPPAKIELETLQKMRRKIQGYARKADIVTISHYHYDHHTPFFEGLYESSSEAFAREIYEGKQLFIKHPTENINFSQRKRAWAFLKKAEPMAKRVEFADGRSFDLGGVTLEFSPAVPHGSEGSRLGFVVMVLIDDGTRLIHASDIQLLNRQAVEWIIEKNPDVLITGGPPTYLGKRAEGSWETGIKNLNEIIRETNAEVILDHHIVRDKRYGEFFDELEKRPKTFAGFLKVEDRPLEAYRRELHKIERGEKAEVPFSISRIS from the coding sequence ATGCGAATCGTCCCGCTCGCCTCTGAAAGCCTCGGTGTTAGGAGCCTGGCAACTTTCGTGGAAGCTGGAGGGATAAGAATTCTCATCGACCCCGGTGTCGCCCTCGGGCCGAAGCGCTACGGCCTCCCGCCGGCGAAAATCGAGCTCGAGACCCTTCAAAAGATGAGGCGGAAGATACAGGGCTACGCGAGAAAGGCCGATATCGTGACGATTTCCCACTACCACTACGACCACCATACCCCTTTCTTTGAGGGCCTCTACGAGAGTTCCAGCGAAGCCTTTGCGAGGGAAATCTACGAGGGGAAGCAACTCTTCATAAAGCACCCCACCGAGAACATCAACTTCAGCCAGAGGAAGCGGGCCTGGGCCTTCCTCAAGAAGGCGGAGCCGATGGCGAAGAGGGTTGAGTTCGCGGACGGGAGGAGCTTCGACCTCGGCGGTGTTACACTGGAGTTCTCCCCGGCCGTTCCGCACGGTAGCGAGGGTTCAAGGCTTGGCTTCGTGGTCATGGTTCTCATAGACGACGGAACCCGGTTAATCCACGCCAGCGACATACAGCTCCTGAACCGGCAGGCAGTCGAGTGGATAATCGAGAAGAACCCCGACGTTCTCATAACCGGCGGACCACCGACTTACCTCGGGAAGCGCGCCGAAGGGAGCTGGGAAACGGGAATTAAAAACCTCAACGAGATAATCCGCGAAACGAACGCCGAGGTAATCCTCGACCACCACATCGTCAGGGACAAGCGATATGGGGAGTTCTTCGACGAGCTTGAGAAGAGGCCGAAAACCTTCGCCGGCTTCCTGAAGGTCGAGGACAGGCCTTTGGAGGCCTACAGGCGGGAGCTCCACAAAATCGAGAGGGGCGAAAAGGCGGAGGTTCCCTTTTCAATCTCCCGAATCTCCTGA
- a CDS encoding ATP-binding protein — protein MFVDRRRELQILKSSYELLKRGDRVNIAVIGPRRIGKTELLLQFKEKAQGVIPYLNLQRIGSLDSFIFAYTRELLYELSNTLGITVERSELLNWDDLLILSAKLDVDKEVKAIKTGTLETLFEAQEAILANTGQKALFILDEFQEVLNFKGFLDTMRAVTEKQKNIAYLVSGSAVRMMEEILEPKNPFFGQFRRIYLRGLPREDTITLAKTTLEKAGIESAQSALDLIYKLTQGHPFYVLAVCRRLIGEGFEKVRRKEVHYAFLTELLTEKGDIYMHLEYVFNESLSRAHRGPVHKQILLILAQEEGLRLSDIAKRLNKPTGEVSNYLKFLLRTDLIVKQGGRYYFADKLMRFWLAKTYLGITELELKREKFLEELIQELEEKYLRAKMELGLAKEAEIREKMREIFGLDFKSYRRGNVEFDGVAFGDKIYVLEVKWRERPATYRDVEAFLKKVKDEFGSAEMFFFSTSGFTDKAMKLCKEKNIKMLTPDDLGIGLG, from the coding sequence ATGTTTGTTGATAGGAGGAGAGAGCTCCAAATATTGAAGTCGTCATATGAACTGTTGAAGAGGGGAGACAGGGTTAACATTGCAGTTATAGGGCCGAGGAGAATCGGAAAAACCGAACTTCTCCTGCAATTCAAGGAGAAAGCCCAAGGAGTCATTCCCTACTTGAACCTTCAGAGAATTGGAAGCTTAGATTCATTTATCTTTGCGTACACAAGAGAGCTCCTGTATGAACTCTCCAACACCTTAGGGATAACTGTCGAAAGAAGTGAACTCTTGAACTGGGACGACCTTCTGATTCTTTCAGCAAAGCTCGACGTTGATAAGGAAGTTAAGGCCATTAAAACGGGCACTCTTGAGACTCTGTTTGAAGCTCAGGAAGCAATCTTAGCCAACACCGGCCAGAAAGCCTTGTTTATTCTCGACGAATTCCAAGAAGTCCTCAATTTCAAAGGATTTTTGGATACAATGCGTGCCGTCACTGAAAAGCAGAAGAACATTGCATACCTCGTCTCTGGCTCCGCCGTAAGGATGATGGAAGAAATATTAGAACCGAAGAATCCTTTTTTTGGCCAGTTCCGCAGGATTTACTTAAGGGGTCTGCCAAGAGAGGATACAATAACGCTTGCAAAAACAACTTTGGAAAAGGCTGGGATTGAGTCTGCTCAGTCGGCGCTGGATTTGATATACAAGCTCACCCAGGGCCATCCATTTTACGTTCTGGCAGTGTGCAGACGTTTGATTGGAGAGGGGTTTGAAAAAGTTAGACGGAAAGAAGTCCACTACGCATTTCTCACTGAACTGCTGACCGAAAAGGGCGATATATACATGCATTTAGAGTATGTTTTTAATGAATCCCTTTCTAGAGCACACCGGGGACCAGTCCACAAGCAGATTCTCCTTATACTAGCTCAGGAGGAAGGGTTGAGGCTTTCGGACATAGCCAAACGTTTAAACAAACCCACGGGAGAGGTGTCAAACTACCTGAAGTTCCTTTTGAGAACCGACCTAATTGTAAAGCAGGGGGGGAGGTACTACTTCGCGGACAAACTTATGCGTTTCTGGCTTGCAAAGACGTATCTCGGCATTACGGAACTTGAGCTCAAGAGGGAGAAGTTTTTGGAAGAGTTAATCCAGGAGCTTGAAGAAAAATACCTTCGGGCAAAGATGGAACTTGGACTTGCAAAAGAGGCCGAGATAAGAGAGAAGATGAGGGAAATATTTGGGCTCGATTTTAAGAGCTACAGAAGGGGCAACGTTGAATTTGATGGGGTTGCGTTTGGGGACAAGATTTACGTGCTTGAGGTCAAGTGGAGGGAGAGGCCCGCAACATATAGGGATGTGGAAGCATTCCTGAAAAAAGTAAAAGATGAGTTTGGGTCAGCGGAGATGTTCTTTTTCTCAACGTCGGGGTTTACGGACAAAGCCATGAAGCTGTGCAAGGAAAAGAACATTAAAATGCTCACTCCAGATGACTTGGGGATTGGTTTAGGGTGA
- a CDS encoding nicotinate phosphoribosyltransferase, translated as MRDFYIAHEEDIKAGRTTDVYFIRTRKILTEKGIHRKVFADVTTTSLPNGWKWGVLAGIEEVAKLLEGLPVNVYAMREGTIFHPYEPVLQIEGFYEEFGIYETALLGMLSQASGIATASLRVKIAANFKPVYSFGIRHMHPAIAPMIDRSAFIGGCDGVSGVLGAEMIGEKPVGTMPHALILTVGDQVKAWKYFDEVVEPEVPRTALVDTLCDEKFEALMAAEALGERLTAVRLDTPGSRRGNFRKIIEEVRWELNLRGYDWVKIFVSGGLNEESIREIVDVADAFGVGSAIASSKPIDFSLDIVEVEGKPITKRGKLSGRKQVYRCENGHYHRVPADKKLERCPVCGAKVEPLLQPLIENGEIVAELPKAREIREYVLEQAEKFKLSLE; from the coding sequence ATGAGGGACTTCTACATCGCCCACGAGGAGGATATAAAGGCCGGGAGGACGACGGACGTTTACTTTATCAGGACGAGGAAAATACTGACCGAGAAGGGAATCCACAGGAAAGTCTTCGCGGACGTTACAACGACTTCCCTTCCCAACGGATGGAAGTGGGGTGTTTTAGCTGGAATCGAAGAGGTAGCAAAGCTCCTCGAAGGTTTACCGGTGAACGTCTACGCGATGAGAGAAGGAACCATATTCCACCCTTACGAGCCAGTTCTCCAGATTGAAGGTTTCTATGAGGAGTTTGGAATCTACGAGACGGCATTGCTTGGAATGCTCAGCCAGGCGAGCGGAATAGCGACCGCCTCTTTGAGGGTCAAGATTGCCGCGAACTTCAAGCCGGTTTACTCCTTCGGGATAAGGCACATGCATCCGGCCATAGCGCCGATGATTGACCGCTCGGCCTTCATAGGTGGTTGCGACGGCGTGAGCGGTGTTCTTGGGGCTGAGATGATAGGGGAGAAGCCCGTTGGAACCATGCCTCACGCGCTTATTTTGACGGTCGGTGACCAGGTGAAGGCCTGGAAGTACTTCGACGAGGTTGTCGAGCCTGAAGTTCCGAGAACCGCTCTGGTTGACACGCTCTGCGACGAGAAGTTCGAGGCGCTGATGGCGGCCGAGGCTCTGGGCGAGAGGTTGACCGCAGTAAGGCTCGACACGCCGGGCTCGAGGAGGGGCAACTTCAGGAAGATAATCGAAGAGGTCCGCTGGGAGCTGAACTTGAGGGGCTACGACTGGGTGAAGATTTTCGTGAGCGGTGGGCTGAACGAGGAGAGCATAAGAGAGATAGTGGACGTTGCAGACGCCTTCGGCGTCGGCTCGGCCATAGCGAGCTCAAAGCCGATAGACTTCTCGCTCGACATCGTTGAGGTTGAAGGGAAGCCGATAACGAAGCGCGGGAAGCTGAGCGGGCGCAAACAGGTCTACCGCTGTGAGAACGGCCACTACCACCGCGTTCCTGCCGATAAAAAGCTCGAACGCTGTCCCGTCTGCGGAGCTAAGGTAGAACCACTCCTACAGCCCCTCATCGAGAACGGCGAGATAGTGGCCGAGCTCCCGAAGGCGAGGGAGATAAGGGAGTACGTCCTCGAGCAGGCCGAGAAGTTCAAGCTGAGCCTTGAATGA
- a CDS encoding McrB family protein gives MLKEVKEMERASSVEDAIRIAQRAKDPHVLLDLYEKYKTEPKVVMAIVDNPNCPAEIRSDYLKFVLDKLLPAYSRTLKDKIPDWDIILNAMEKCIQAWNPSRVVAPIPKVEEDERLLRLFNAIMSKDYKQIILYGPPGTSKTYYARGLALAIAEGKEENVEFVQFHSSYSYEDFIEALMPEINDKTGSIEFKPKDKLFKEFCKRANRHPNQKFVLIIDEINRADLSKVFGEIFSALEYRQEPVRLLYSNELFVIPQNVYIIGTMNTIDKSVVDLDIALIRRFKFFKIEPDVNILKKILTKNNVPLGYIEKIARAFVEIQRYFPLGHAYFKDISGQDENSIKQSLIELWNYQLAFLLEQYFGELEKEKYERIKEIYSSSLEIPLEELK, from the coding sequence ATGTTAAAGGAGGTTAAAGAAATGGAGAGAGCGTCAAGTGTAGAAGACGCAATCCGTATTGCGCAGAGGGCTAAAGACCCTCATGTGCTACTCGATCTATACGAAAAATACAAAACTGAACCAAAAGTGGTAATGGCTATTGTTGACAATCCAAATTGTCCTGCAGAAATACGGAGTGATTATTTAAAATTTGTTCTTGATAAATTACTGCCTGCATATTCCAGAACATTAAAAGACAAAATCCCAGATTGGGATATTATCCTCAATGCAATGGAAAAATGTATTCAGGCATGGAATCCCTCCCGTGTAGTTGCACCCATTCCAAAAGTAGAGGAAGATGAAAGGTTACTACGGTTATTTAATGCAATCATGTCTAAGGATTACAAACAAATTATATTGTATGGGCCCCCTGGAACTAGTAAAACATACTATGCACGTGGTTTAGCGTTGGCTATCGCTGAGGGAAAAGAAGAGAATGTAGAATTTGTTCAGTTTCACTCATCTTATTCATATGAAGATTTCATCGAGGCTCTTATGCCTGAGATAAATGATAAAACTGGTAGTATCGAGTTTAAACCAAAGGATAAACTCTTTAAAGAATTCTGTAAACGTGCGAACAGACATCCGAACCAAAAGTTTGTACTTATTATTGATGAGATAAACAGAGCTGATTTATCAAAGGTCTTCGGGGAAATATTCTCCGCTCTTGAATATAGACAGGAACCCGTAAGATTGCTATATTCAAATGAGCTGTTTGTTATTCCTCAGAATGTCTACATTATTGGAACTATGAATACCATTGACAAATCTGTTGTTGACTTGGATATTGCATTAATTCGTAGATTCAAATTTTTCAAGATAGAACCTGATGTTAATATTCTTAAGAAGATACTTACCAAGAACAATGTCCCGCTAGGCTATATAGAAAAAATTGCTAGGGCCTTCGTTGAAATCCAGCGATATTTCCCCTTGGGTCATGCATATTTTAAAGATATCTCCGGGCAAGATGAGAACTCTATTAAACAGTCACTAATTGAACTATGGAACTACCAACTGGCATTTCTCCTTGAGCAGTATTTTGGTGAACTTGAAAAAGAAAAATATGAGAGAATTAAAGAGATATACTCCAGCTCCCTCGAGATACCACTAGAAGAACTAAAATAA
- a CDS encoding helix-turn-helix domain-containing protein: MNWAGKFERAFELLQILHDMILEYKKRDIDFSIAKIRPVRTELFVRYNRRYEKRVCEVLDLVYRRWGYERLIWDRKSKKNARDDVKYLYRVHLVLNKTKIHIKTYRRKNFKEDSSDFWDDPKLEISVYFGETDTLEEVRQKTELGKSLLASVVYLAKISDALIYEDTYATSLAYATDAIVKSLFVTSVELKEMYSDLIRDELDEYLLDYLTQSSINTDDTKYIAELFNTTSRTVRRRLEKFIRAGIVEQYRIRKTYFWVLRVGELDFKDEIDIDYVKQRILEEFNYEIDDTSARILHYIDRGHVTTTQLSRVLKLSRRTVQRYLSALVVAGIVSAERKGKVVKYSLNFEL; encoded by the coding sequence GTGAACTGGGCGGGCAAGTTTGAGCGTGCGTTTGAGTTGTTGCAGATTTTGCACGATATGATTCTTGAATATAAGAAGAGAGATATTGATTTTTCAATCGCGAAAATCAGACCTGTGAGAACCGAACTGTTTGTGAGATATAACAGAAGATATGAAAAAAGAGTTTGCGAAGTTCTTGATTTAGTTTACAGGCGCTGGGGTTACGAGAGGCTGATTTGGGACAGGAAGAGTAAGAAGAACGCGCGTGATGACGTTAAGTATTTGTATCGCGTTCATTTAGTTTTGAATAAGACTAAAATCCACATAAAGACATATAGAAGAAAGAATTTCAAAGAAGATTCGAGTGATTTTTGGGACGACCCTAAACTTGAGATTTCTGTATACTTCGGTGAAACTGACACTTTAGAGGAGGTTAGGCAGAAGACTGAGCTGGGTAAGTCTCTTCTTGCTAGTGTTGTATATCTTGCTAAAATTTCTGATGCACTAATTTATGAAGATACTTATGCAACATCACTCGCGTACGCGACTGATGCTATTGTCAAATCTCTCTTTGTGACTTCTGTTGAGTTGAAAGAGATGTATTCTGACCTTATTCGTGATGAGCTCGATGAATATCTGCTAGATTACCTCACACAGTCATCAATAAATACTGATGACACAAAGTACATTGCAGAATTGTTTAACACAACATCGAGAACAGTGAGAAGAAGACTTGAGAAGTTCATCAGGGCAGGGATTGTTGAACAATACAGGATTCGTAAAACATACTTTTGGGTTTTGCGTGTTGGTGAGCTCGATTTCAAAGATGAGATTGATATTGATTATGTTAAACAGCGCATTCTTGAGGAGTTCAATTACGAGATTGATGATACTAGTGCGAGGATACTCCACTACATTGATAGGGGGCACGTGACTACTACACAACTTTCTCGCGTTCTGAAACTGAGCAGAAGAACTGTACAGCGTTATTTGAGTGCTCTTGTGGTCGCTGGCATTGTTAGCGCGGAACGCAAGGGAAAGGTTGTGAAGTACTCCTTGAATTTTGAGTTGTGA